The following coding sequences are from one Delphinus delphis chromosome 17, mDelDel1.2, whole genome shotgun sequence window:
- the PPDPFL gene encoding LOW QUALITY PROTEIN: pancreatic progenitor cell differentiation and proliferation factor-like protein (The sequence of the model RefSeq protein was modified relative to this genomic sequence to represent the inferred CDS: inserted 1 base in 1 codon), with protein sequence MASAPSIGCXLAPNQYYRKSSVSSGTSLTGSDSVHFVDDDKSQQGLPEVAESTWWFKSFFQSEQAEKTSLLVGKF encoded by the exons ATGGCATCGGCGCCTTCCATTGGAT CTCTGGCCCCAAACCAGTATTATCGAA AATCCAGTGTTTCTTCAGGCACCTCTCTAACTGGCTCTGATTCTGTTCACTTCGTAGATGATGACAAATCCCAGCAAG gGTTACCTGAAGTGGCAGAATCCACCTGGTGGTTTAAATCCTTTTTCCAGTCTGAACAGGCAGAGAAGACCAGTTTGCTTGTGGGTAAGTTTTAG